A section of the Flavobacterium ardleyense genome encodes:
- a CDS encoding NAD(P)H-dependent flavin oxidoreductase — MNIITELFGIKYPIIQGGMIWNSGYKLASAVSNAGGLGLIGAGSMYPEVLREHIQKCKKATDKPFGVNVPMLYPNIEEIIEIIIEEGVKIVFTSAGNPKTWTEKLQSHGIKVAHVVSSSKFALKAQDAGVDAVVAEGFEAGGHNGREESTTFTLIPMVRAAISIPLIAAGGIGSGAGILAAMALGADGVQLGSLFATSVESSAHINFKNTVVDLPEGGTQVTLKELAPVRLIKNKFFHDVQEVYANCGTKEDLQNILGRARAKKGMFEGDLVEGELEIGQVSGLIKEIKPVSEIMDQLLKEFNQAKQLCASL; from the coding sequence ATGAACATAATTACAGAGCTTTTTGGTATCAAATACCCCATTATTCAGGGCGGTATGATTTGGAATAGCGGCTATAAATTGGCAAGTGCTGTAAGCAACGCTGGTGGTTTAGGACTTATTGGAGCGGGTTCTATGTATCCTGAAGTTTTAAGGGAGCATATTCAAAAATGTAAGAAGGCGACCGACAAGCCATTTGGCGTGAATGTGCCGATGCTTTACCCCAACATCGAAGAAATTATTGAAATTATAATTGAAGAAGGTGTGAAAATTGTTTTCACATCTGCGGGAAATCCAAAAACTTGGACCGAGAAATTGCAAAGTCACGGTATAAAAGTCGCACATGTTGTGAGTAGTTCAAAATTTGCATTAAAGGCTCAAGACGCAGGAGTAGATGCAGTCGTTGCCGAAGGTTTTGAAGCTGGCGGACATAACGGTCGTGAAGAAAGTACCACTTTTACTTTAATTCCGATGGTGAGAGCGGCAATCTCCATTCCTCTCATTGCCGCGGGCGGAATAGGAAGCGGAGCGGGGATTTTGGCAGCAATGGCTTTGGGCGCTGATGGCGTACAGTTGGGAAGTTTATTTGCAACATCGGTAGAATCCTCTGCGCATATTAACTTCAAAAATACTGTAGTTGATCTTCCTGAGGGCGGAACGCAAGTAACTTTAAAAGAACTCGCACCCGTTAGATTAATTAAAAATAAGTTCTTTCATGACGTGCAGGAAGTGTATGCAAATTGTGGTACAAAAGAAGATTTGCAAAATATTTTGGGTCGCGCGCGTGCAAAAAAGGGAATGTTTGAAGGTGACTTAGTCGAAGGCGAATTGGAAATAGGTCAAGTTAGTGGATTAATTAAGGAAATTAAACCAGTATCAGAAATAATGGACCAACTTTTGAAAGAGTTTAATCAGGCAAAACAACTCTGCGCATCACTTTAA
- a CDS encoding peptidylprolyl isomerase — protein MENGIYAKFNTVKGSVLVKLEHEKTPGTVGNFVALAEGNLENKVKSQGQPFYNGLKFHRVIPDFMIQGGCPQGTGTGGPGYKFDDEFHPDLKHDKPGILAMANSGPGTNGSQFYITHVPTTWLDGKHTVFGNVVEGQDIVDDIAQGDLLENIEIIRVGEEAKNWNAIEAFRTFEGSRAKREQKEMEASENKMNELAAGFEKTESGLRYQYIVRGSGKQAEAGKTVAVHYKGTLDNGKEFDNSYSRKKPIEFQLGRGNVIEGWDEGIALLKEGDKARFVIPSHLAYGSSGAGGVIPPNAVLIFDVELMAVK, from the coding sequence ATGGAAAACGGAATATACGCAAAATTCAATACAGTAAAAGGATCGGTACTAGTAAAATTGGAACACGAAAAAACGCCAGGTACGGTTGGTAATTTTGTCGCTCTTGCAGAGGGAAATCTTGAAAATAAAGTAAAATCACAAGGGCAACCATTCTATAATGGATTAAAATTTCACCGTGTGATACCAGACTTTATGATTCAAGGTGGTTGTCCACAGGGAACTGGCACTGGAGGTCCTGGTTATAAATTTGATGATGAATTTCACCCAGATTTAAAACACGACAAGCCAGGGATTCTTGCAATGGCAAATTCAGGACCTGGAACAAATGGTTCGCAATTTTACATTACTCATGTTCCAACTACTTGGCTTGATGGCAAACATACTGTGTTTGGAAATGTTGTAGAAGGTCAAGATATCGTTGATGATATTGCGCAAGGTGATTTATTGGAGAATATCGAAATAATCAGAGTAGGAGAAGAAGCAAAAAACTGGAATGCTATCGAAGCATTTAGAACATTTGAAGGATCTCGTGCAAAACGTGAGCAAAAAGAAATGGAAGCTTCAGAAAACAAAATGAATGAGTTGGCTGCAGGTTTTGAAAAAACTGAAAGTGGATTAAGATACCAATACATTGTTCGCGGAAGCGGGAAACAAGCAGAAGCTGGTAAGACCGTTGCTGTACATTATAAAGGAACATTGGATAACGGTAAAGAATTTGATAATTCATATAGCCGCAAAAAACCGATCGAATTTCAACTTGGGAGAGGAAATGTTATTGAAGGCTGGGACGAAGGAATCGCTTTATTGAAAGAAGGTGACAAAGCTCGTTTTGTTATTCCATCTCATTTGGCATATGGATCTTCGGGAGCAGGTGGTGTAATTCCTCCAAATGCTGTTCTAATATTTGACGTTGAATTAATGGCTGTGAAATAA
- the mnmA gene encoding tRNA 2-thiouridine(34) synthase MnmA, with protein sequence MKRVVVGLSGGVDSSVAAYILQKQGYEVIGLFMKNWHDDTVTISNECPWLEDSNDALLVAEKLGIPFQTVDLSEQYQEKIVDYMFREYEKGRTPNPDVLCNREIKFDVFMKIALSLGADYVATGHYCRKGEIEVDGVKTFQLLAGADTNKDQSYFLCQLSQDQLAKSLFPIGELTKPQVREIAAEMELVTAEKRDSQGLCFIGKVRLPEFLQQQLQPKEGLIIEIDKDHEIYSTKNTGNELEVISRKRNYSPEMGKVVGKHQGAHYFTIGQRKGLNVGGTTEPLFIIATDVESNIIYTGKGSHHPGLFRKALFVSNEELHWIRPDLALAVGETMKVQARIRYRQPLQEAILHQQENGMYIVFSELQSAITEGQFVAWNFGDELVGSGVIS encoded by the coding sequence ATGAAAAGGGTAGTAGTAGGACTTTCTGGTGGAGTAGATTCGAGTGTTGCAGCATATATTTTGCAAAAGCAGGGATATGAAGTAATTGGATTATTTATGAAAAATTGGCACGATGATACGGTTACAATTTCTAATGAATGTCCGTGGTTAGAAGATAGCAACGACGCTCTTCTAGTTGCCGAAAAATTAGGTATTCCATTCCAAACAGTAGATTTGAGTGAGCAGTATCAAGAAAAAATTGTTGATTATATGTTTCGCGAATATGAAAAGGGAAGAACACCAAATCCCGATGTGCTTTGCAATCGCGAAATAAAGTTTGATGTTTTTATGAAAATCGCTCTTAGCCTCGGAGCAGATTATGTTGCGACTGGACATTATTGTCGTAAGGGCGAGATAGAGGTTGACGGTGTAAAAACATTTCAACTACTTGCTGGAGCCGATACAAATAAAGATCAATCATACTTCTTATGCCAGTTGTCTCAAGATCAATTGGCAAAATCACTCTTCCCAATTGGTGAACTTACAAAACCTCAAGTGCGAGAAATTGCAGCCGAAATGGAATTGGTTACGGCCGAAAAAAGAGATTCGCAAGGACTTTGTTTTATCGGAAAAGTACGTCTTCCTGAATTTTTACAGCAACAACTTCAGCCAAAGGAAGGTCTTATAATCGAAATTGATAAAGACCACGAAATCTATTCAACAAAAAACACTGGCAATGAACTAGAGGTAATTTCGCGTAAGCGTAATTATTCTCCCGAAATGGGAAAAGTTGTCGGTAAGCATCAGGGAGCGCATTACTTTACTATCGGACAACGCAAGGGTTTAAATGTTGGTGGAACGACTGAGCCTCTTTTTATAATTGCGACTGACGTTGAATCAAATATAATTTATACAGGAAAAGGGAGTCACCATCCAGGACTTTTCAGAAAAGCGCTATTTGTTTCTAACGAAGAATTGCATTGGATTCGACCAGATTTAGCGCTAGCAGTAGGTGAAACTATGAAAGTTCAAGCACGAATTAGATACAGACAGCCCTTGCAAGAAGCAATTTTACATCAGCAAGAAAACGGAATGTACATCGTTTTTTCTGAACTGCAATCAGCTATTACAGAAGGACAATTTGTTGCGTGGAATTTTGGTGATGAATTAGTTGGTTCGGGCGTTATTTCATAA
- a CDS encoding CTP synthase has product MNQTKYIFVTGGVTSSLGKGIIAASLAKLLQARGYRTTIQKFDPYLNVDPGTLNPYEHGECYVTDDGAETDLDLGHYERFLNVPTSQANNVTTGRVYLSVIEKERRGEFLGKTVQVVPHITNEIKERMQLLGRNGEFDIVITEIGGTVGDIESLPYIESVRQLVWELGENNSLVVHLTLIPYLAAAGELKTKPTQHSVKTLMESGIKADILVCRTEHELSDELRQKLALFCNVKREAVIQSIDASTIYEVPNMMLQEGLDRVALKKLDLPEKNTPDLKNWNIFLQKLKNPKHSVNVGLIGKYVELQDSYKSIIEAFIHAGATNETKVNIVSIQSEFLDANNAQAKLKDLDGILVAPGFGERGIEGKIETVRYARENNIPFLGICLGMQMAVIEFSRNVLGLKDANSTEMNEGTANPVIDLMEEQKTITDKGGTMRLGAWKCDLKDGSLANKIYNASSIMERHRHRYEYNNDYQESLQNAGLISSGINPDTGLVEIIEIDSHPFFVGVQYHPEYKSTVANPHPLFVSFVSAMVTHKNK; this is encoded by the coding sequence ATGAATCAGACAAAATATATCTTTGTTACAGGAGGAGTAACATCTTCTTTGGGAAAGGGAATTATAGCAGCTTCTTTGGCCAAATTACTTCAGGCAAGGGGATACCGTACAACAATTCAGAAGTTTGATCCTTACTTAAACGTTGATCCAGGAACTTTAAATCCTTACGAGCATGGCGAGTGTTATGTTACCGACGATGGTGCAGAAACTGACCTTGATCTTGGACATTACGAACGATTTTTAAATGTTCCAACTTCTCAAGCTAATAATGTTACTACGGGTAGAGTTTATTTGTCTGTAATTGAGAAAGAGCGTAGAGGTGAATTTCTAGGAAAAACTGTTCAGGTTGTTCCTCATATAACTAATGAGATTAAAGAGCGTATGCAGCTTTTGGGCCGCAATGGCGAATTTGATATAGTAATCACTGAAATTGGGGGTACTGTAGGTGATATTGAATCACTTCCGTATATTGAATCAGTTAGACAATTAGTATGGGAGTTAGGAGAAAACAATAGTCTTGTTGTACATCTTACTTTAATTCCATATTTGGCTGCTGCTGGGGAATTAAAAACAAAACCTACGCAACACTCGGTAAAAACATTGATGGAAAGCGGAATCAAAGCTGATATTCTTGTTTGTAGAACTGAACATGAATTGTCTGATGAACTGAGACAAAAACTCGCTTTATTTTGCAATGTAAAACGTGAGGCAGTTATTCAATCAATTGATGCTTCCACAATTTACGAAGTTCCAAATATGATGTTGCAGGAAGGCCTTGATAGAGTAGCGTTAAAAAAACTTGATCTTCCAGAGAAAAACACGCCAGATTTAAAAAACTGGAATATATTTTTACAAAAATTAAAGAATCCAAAGCACTCCGTAAATGTTGGGCTAATAGGCAAATATGTAGAGTTGCAAGACTCATATAAATCTATTATTGAAGCGTTTATCCACGCAGGTGCGACCAACGAAACGAAAGTCAATATAGTTTCTATTCAATCTGAATTTCTTGATGCCAACAATGCGCAAGCAAAATTAAAGGATCTTGACGGTATTCTTGTTGCTCCAGGTTTTGGAGAAAGAGGTATCGAGGGAAAAATTGAAACAGTGCGTTACGCGAGAGAAAATAACATTCCGTTTTTAGGAATTTGTCTTGGAATGCAAATGGCGGTAATTGAGTTTTCTCGAAATGTTCTTGGACTAAAAGATGCGAATTCAACAGAAATGAATGAAGGTACCGCGAATCCTGTCATTGATTTGATGGAAGAGCAAAAAACAATCACTGACAAAGGAGGAACGATGCGTCTAGGAGCTTGGAAATGTGATCTTAAAGACGGAAGTCTTGCAAATAAGATTTACAATGCAAGTTCGATTATGGAACGTCATCGTCATAGATATGAATATAATAATGATTATCAAGAAAGTTTGCAAAATGCTGGCTTGATATCATCGGGTATCAATCCAGACACAGGATTGGTAGAAATTATCGAAATTGATTCTCATCCATTTTTTGTTGGCGTTCAATACCATCCAGAGTACAAAAGTACAGTTGCAAATCCACATCCATTATTTGTGAGCTTTGTTTCTGCTATGGTTACACACAAAAACAAATAG
- a CDS encoding tRNA-binding protein, giving the protein MDQSTYENFAQLDIRVGTIITAEDFPKAVRPAFKLQIDFGSEIGILNTSAQITDLYSKESLIGKQVVAVVNFPPKQIANFISQCLVLGAVGDNNKVFLLAADQIVENGLRIL; this is encoded by the coding sequence ATGGATCAATCTACTTACGAAAATTTTGCTCAACTAGATATCAGAGTGGGAACCATTATAACTGCCGAAGATTTTCCTAAAGCAGTGCGTCCTGCATTTAAACTGCAAATTGACTTTGGTTCGGAAATAGGAATTTTAAATACTTCGGCTCAGATTACGGATTTATATTCGAAAGAGTCGCTGATAGGAAAACAAGTGGTCGCGGTAGTAAATTTTCCACCCAAGCAAATAGCAAATTTTATTAGTCAATGTTTAGTCTTGGGTGCAGTTGGTGACAATAATAAGGTTTTTCTATTAGCGGCTGACCAAATTGTTGAGAATGGACTTCGTATTTTGTAA
- a CDS encoding thioredoxin family protein, with translation MAKPSSIMLPLETEAPNFLLKDANSNSFYTFDELKGSKGTLVIFICNHCPYVHHAIDEIVMIANDYRVQGLGVFAISSSDISLFPQDRPEKMADFAMENRIDFPYLFDADQEVANKFNATYTPDFFLFDSLDKLFYHGQLDDSRPGNGISLSGSDLRNAIDALIYNRSLAETQKPSMGCAIQLK, from the coding sequence ATGGCTAAACCTTCCTCTATAATGTTGCCGCTTGAAACAGAAGCACCAAATTTTTTACTAAAAGATGCCAATTCCAATAGCTTCTATACTTTTGATGAATTAAAAGGTTCTAAGGGCACTCTTGTAATTTTTATCTGCAATCATTGCCCTTATGTGCATCACGCAATTGACGAAATTGTGATGATTGCAAATGATTATCGAGTACAAGGTTTGGGGGTTTTTGCTATTTCTAGTAGTGATATATCCCTGTTTCCACAAGATCGTCCAGAGAAAATGGCTGACTTTGCGATGGAAAATAGAATTGATTTTCCATACCTATTTGACGCAGACCAAGAAGTAGCAAACAAATTTAATGCTACTTATACTCCTGACTTTTTTCTCTTTGATTCGCTAGACAAACTCTTTTATCATGGACAATTAGACGACTCTAGGCCTGGAAATGGCATTTCTCTAAGTGGCTCTGATTTGCGAAACGCAATTGACGCACTTATTTATAATAGATCACTTGCAGAAACCCAGAAACCTAGTATGGGTTGTGCTATTCAGTTGAAATAA
- the yidC gene encoding membrane protein insertase YidC — protein sequence MENKKLDLNSIIGFALIFGILIWIMYANQPTNEEIAAEKAKNEQVITNNKADVITDHKATTLQSAGSKLTTMSNDSTDVIVDATPAVDAAGTTVLENDLLKLTIANRGGYIVEAVVKNFERFEKGSGQVVKIITDNNANLNIKLQSQDKRLLETKDMLFVPTVNEVGGNKVLTMRLKAGSSEYIDFIYVLKPNDYMLDFDIKSQGLSKVIDVSKPLDMEWSMKTYRNEKSVSNENRYSELVYEYEGGKDDYLGQGQDKTVVENDVTYIAFKQHFFTSILLTNTPFAKAEMYSNNLVDDVERDTIFTKSFKANIPLAFKNGDLSHEMNWYYGPADYKILNSYKRNLDEIVPLGWGIFGWINKFLFIPAYGFLSMYMSEGLAIILFTILIKLILSPITYKSFLSQAKMKVLRPEIAELNEKYSKEPMKKQQETMKLYGKAGVNPMAGCIPALLQMPVFYALFQFFPSEINLRQQGFLWADDLSSFDSVAKLPFYIPLYGDHISVFPILASIAIFFYMKMTTGDQAMAAPPQEGMPDMQKIMKVMIYISPLMMLLFFNSYASGLSLYYFISNAITIGIMLVIKNYIIDSDKIHARIQENKLKEKPQSKFQKKMQEMMQQAEEQKKLKK from the coding sequence ATGGAAAATAAGAAATTAGACCTCAATTCCATAATAGGTTTTGCATTGATCTTCGGAATTTTGATTTGGATAATGTATGCCAATCAACCTACGAATGAAGAAATTGCAGCAGAAAAAGCAAAAAATGAGCAGGTAATTACTAATAATAAAGCGGATGTAATTACAGATCATAAAGCAACTACTTTGCAATCGGCAGGCTCAAAGCTAACTACTATGTCCAACGATTCTACAGATGTAATTGTTGATGCAACTCCTGCTGTTGATGCTGCTGGAACAACTGTATTGGAAAATGATCTTTTAAAACTGACAATTGCCAACAGAGGTGGATACATTGTGGAGGCAGTAGTAAAAAACTTCGAACGTTTTGAAAAAGGCTCAGGTCAGGTTGTGAAAATTATTACTGATAATAATGCCAATCTAAATATCAAACTTCAAAGTCAAGACAAACGTCTTCTTGAAACTAAAGACATGCTTTTCGTTCCTACAGTAAATGAAGTAGGTGGGAATAAAGTACTAACAATGCGCTTAAAAGCAGGTTCTAGCGAGTATATCGATTTTATCTATGTTTTGAAACCAAACGATTATATGTTGGATTTCGACATTAAATCGCAAGGATTAAGCAAAGTTATTGACGTTTCAAAGCCACTCGATATGGAGTGGTCAATGAAAACATATAGAAATGAAAAAAGTGTTTCCAACGAAAATAGATATTCAGAGCTTGTATATGAGTACGAAGGTGGAAAAGATGATTATTTAGGACAAGGTCAGGATAAAACTGTGGTAGAAAATGATGTTACTTACATCGCCTTCAAACAACATTTTTTCACTTCAATCTTGTTGACAAATACGCCTTTTGCAAAAGCAGAAATGTATTCGAACAACTTAGTAGATGATGTTGAAAGGGATACCATATTTACTAAAAGCTTTAAGGCAAATATTCCATTAGCTTTTAAAAATGGAGATTTGTCTCACGAGATGAATTGGTACTACGGACCGGCAGACTATAAGATTTTAAATAGCTACAAGCGCAACCTTGACGAAATTGTTCCGTTAGGTTGGGGAATTTTTGGATGGATTAATAAATTCTTATTTATTCCAGCTTACGGATTCTTAAGCATGTATATGTCAGAAGGTTTGGCAATTATTCTTTTTACTATTTTAATAAAATTAATTCTTTCGCCAATTACCTATAAGTCATTCTTGTCTCAGGCAAAGATGAAGGTACTACGTCCAGAAATTGCTGAACTTAATGAAAAGTACAGCAAAGAGCCAATGAAAAAACAGCAGGAAACGATGAAGTTGTATGGCAAAGCCGGTGTAAATCCAATGGCGGGCTGTATTCCTGCCTTGCTTCAGATGCCTGTTTTCTATGCACTATTTCAATTTTTCCCTTCAGAAATTAACCTGCGTCAACAAGGGTTCTTGTGGGCAGATGATTTATCGTCTTTTGATTCGGTTGCAAAATTGCCATTTTATATTCCGCTATACGGAGATCACATTTCGGTATTCCCGATCCTTGCATCGATCGCAATTTTCTTTTATATGAAAATGACAACGGGAGACCAAGCAATGGCTGCACCACCGCAGGAAGGAATGCCAGATATGCAGAAAATCATGAAAGTGATGATTTACATTTCACCTCTAATGATGCTTTTATTCTTTAATAGTTATGCATCTGGTTTAAGTTTGTATTACTTTATATCTAATGCCATTACCATTGGAATTATGCTAGTTATCAAAAACTATATTATTGATAGTGATAAAATTCACGCACGCATTCAAGAGAATAAGCTTAAGGAAAAACCTCAAAGTAAATTCCAAAAGAAGATGCAGGAAATGATGCAGCAAGCAGAAGAGCAGAAAAAGTTAAAAAAATAG
- a CDS encoding S8 family serine peptidase: MKKLLVLFFISFSFTMFAQEDAWVYFNGKPQAQNFIDNPLTMLTQRALDRRITQSIAIDILDVPIDENYILQVQNAIGITVEAKSKWLNALHIRGSVSNINALTALPFVSSVAFADRSLNTGGKLHTPKQVSQQKVMETATIFPYGNSANQIEMLSGNVLHEQNFTGAGKIIAVIDAGFPGVNTSQPFARLRNNNLILGGYDYVNRNANFYSGHAHGTMVLSTMGGYVPNQLVGTAPDASYYLFITEDSNNETPLEESLWVEAVEEADRLGVDIVNTSLGYFDYDNPSYNYTYEELDGVTSFASRGADFAYAKGMIVVVSAGNSALTNNPYISVPADAEHVLTIGSVTSDGNYSSFSSIGYTSDGRVKPDVAAQGTAAVLAMPDGSIATASGTSFSSPIIAGLVASLWQAYPDYTNGQIMQLIKESASQYTNPDEELGYGIPDFDLALTNGPLSVTSSILGSSRVFPNPLSETLTVASTHDAELKYIEVYTIFGQSVYKSSLSGTTRTINLSTLSAGIYIYKIESSKGFSTGKIQKK; this comes from the coding sequence ATGAAAAAATTACTAGTTCTGTTCTTTATTTCTTTTTCTTTTACAATGTTTGCTCAGGAAGATGCTTGGGTGTATTTTAATGGAAAGCCGCAAGCGCAAAATTTTATTGATAATCCTCTGACCATGCTTACACAAAGAGCGCTAGATCGACGCATCACACAGTCTATCGCTATCGATATTCTGGACGTTCCTATTGACGAAAATTATATTTTGCAAGTACAAAATGCCATCGGAATAACGGTTGAGGCAAAATCAAAATGGCTAAATGCACTGCACATTCGCGGTTCAGTTTCAAATATTAACGCTTTAACTGCGCTACCATTTGTATCCTCGGTGGCATTTGCAGATAGGTCATTAAACACTGGCGGTAAACTACATACTCCCAAACAAGTTTCACAACAAAAAGTGATGGAAACGGCAACTATTTTTCCCTATGGAAATTCTGCCAATCAAATTGAAATGCTTAGTGGTAATGTCTTACACGAGCAAAACTTTACTGGAGCAGGAAAAATAATTGCGGTTATAGATGCAGGTTTTCCAGGAGTAAACACATCTCAACCATTTGCTCGATTGCGCAACAATAACCTAATTCTTGGTGGCTATGATTATGTGAATCGAAACGCCAATTTTTATTCTGGTCATGCTCACGGAACGATGGTTTTGTCAACGATGGGTGGGTATGTGCCAAATCAACTTGTAGGTACTGCTCCGGACGCTTCCTACTATTTATTTATTACTGAAGATAGTAATAACGAAACGCCTCTCGAAGAATCTCTTTGGGTAGAGGCAGTGGAGGAAGCAGATAGGCTTGGAGTAGATATTGTAAATACTTCTCTGGGTTATTTTGACTATGATAATCCATCTTATAACTATACGTATGAGGAGTTGGATGGAGTTACTTCTTTTGCTAGTCGTGGTGCAGATTTCGCTTACGCCAAAGGGATGATTGTCGTAGTATCAGCTGGAAACTCCGCTTTGACAAATAATCCTTACATTAGCGTTCCTGCCGATGCTGAGCACGTATTAACAATTGGATCGGTAACTTCCGATGGAAATTACTCTTCTTTTAGTTCTATCGGTTATACTTCTGATGGTCGAGTTAAGCCAGATGTTGCGGCGCAAGGTACTGCTGCTGTGTTGGCTATGCCTGACGGATCTATTGCTACGGCGAGCGGAACATCATTTTCGTCGCCAATAATAGCAGGATTAGTGGCGTCATTATGGCAAGCTTATCCAGATTATACTAACGGTCAAATTATGCAGCTTATTAAAGAGTCTGCCAGTCAATACACTAATCCGGATGAAGAATTAGGATATGGAATACCAGATTTTGATCTAGCGTTAACCAATGGCCCACTTTCGGTCACGTCGTCAATTTTAGGTAGTTCTAGAGTATTTCCAAATCCGTTGTCCGAAACTTTAACTGTTGCTTCAACCCACGATGCTGAATTAAAATACATCGAAGTGTATACTATTTTTGGGCAATCAGTTTATAAATCATCATTGTCGGGTACTACGAGAACAATTAATCTAAGTACGTTATCAGCAGGCATTTATATTTATAAAATCGAAAGTTCGAAAGGATTTTCTACAGGTAAAATTCAAAAAAAATAA
- a CDS encoding toxin-antitoxin system YwqK family antitoxin, producing the protein MKRYLVLFFSIFAMTTLLGQNSPAPNKLDSNGKKHGQWSGFFDNSNVIKYEGTFNHGVETGVFTFYNDNPAHTVMATRDFSKQPNAAYTIFYDDLKNKVSEGNVVNRVYEGLWKYYHRNSKEIMTTENYKKGVLNGKRTVFYKDGKVAEEVNYVDGKKNGLYKKISGNGIVLEEANYLAGELQGAAVYKDPDGNVVAKGNYKKDQKWGTWQFFENGKLVSKEKYPLNGQKGKPKDK; encoded by the coding sequence ATGAAACGTTACCTAGTTTTATTTTTTTCGATTTTTGCGATGACAACTTTGCTTGGACAAAATTCTCCAGCACCTAATAAATTAGACTCTAACGGAAAAAAGCACGGACAGTGGTCTGGTTTTTTTGATAATTCTAATGTTATCAAATATGAAGGAACTTTTAATCACGGAGTAGAAACTGGAGTTTTTACCTTTTACAATGACAATCCTGCTCATACTGTGATGGCAACTCGTGATTTTAGTAAGCAACCCAACGCAGCCTATACAATTTTTTATGATGATTTAAAAAATAAAGTTAGTGAAGGCAATGTTGTCAATAGAGTTTATGAAGGATTATGGAAATACTACCACCGAAATTCTAAAGAAATAATGACTACCGAAAATTATAAAAAAGGAGTCCTCAACGGGAAGAGAACTGTATTTTATAAGGATGGGAAAGTTGCAGAAGAGGTAAACTATGTTGACGGAAAGAAAAATGGCTTATACAAGAAAATCAGTGGTAACGGAATAGTTTTGGAAGAAGCAAACTACCTAGCTGGCGAACTTCAGGGCGCAGCAGTCTATAAAGATCCTGATGGAAATGTGGTTGCCAAAGGAAATTACAAAAAAGATCAGAAATGGGGAACTTGGCAGTTTTTTGAAAATGGAAAACTTGTATCTAAAGAAAAATATCCACTCAATGGACAGAAAGGAAAACCTAAAGATAAATAA